One Cydia pomonella isolate Wapato2018A unplaced genomic scaffold, ilCydPomo1 PGA_scaffold_81, whole genome shotgun sequence genomic region harbors:
- the LOC133534300 gene encoding protein Jumonji-like produces the protein MVPPNILSEHGVKLSRLLQRPGEYVLVFPEAHSCSITTGFGISESVYFASNAWLTDVFKLFQELRNSCEPTMFSLEQLLLNGSADSSAPHQVCSVLATLLSAELEHRRALDHKGLKVQERPPSSAPLNTSYFRAWNTRDQDECEYCRSTLFLSKVRHH, from the exons ATGGTGCCACCCAACATCCTCAGCGAGCATGGAGTGAAGCTGTCAAGGCTGCTGCAGCGGCCCGGGGAATATGTCCTGGTGTTCCCCGAAGCCCATTCCTGCTCAATAACTACTGGGTTCGGGATATCGGAGAGTGTATACTTTGCATCAAACGCTTGGCTGACGGATGTGTTTAAACTGTTTCAA GAGCTGCGCAACAGCTGCGAGCCGACCATGTTCTCCCTGGAGCAGCTCCTCCTGAACGGCAGCGCCGACTCCTCGGCCCCTCACCAGGTGTGCTCCGTGCTGGCCACGCTGCTCAGCGCCGAGCTGGAGCACCGCCGCGCCCTCGACCACAAGGGGCTCAAG GTGCAAGAACGTCCCCCATCGTCGGCGCCGCTCAACACGTCGTACTTCCGCGCGTGGAACACTCGCGACCAAGACGAGTGCGAGTACTGCCGCTCCACCCTGTTCCTGTCCAAGGTTAGACATCACTAA